A stretch of Longimicrobium terrae DNA encodes these proteins:
- a CDS encoding capsule assembly Wzi family protein: MFARLALFAALAVPCARPLHGQDPAPAPSLAGGPPAAADTVPVVPAATTQAAVDSARAAAFFASNRHVELVVPPEHARRREMYGVGALVGVSGAADREWRLWQITGREEAAGGYLLRSPSSAMPRGRDGFRVLVPEVETVWNTRIPFSVNDGPLWAGRGANGRVMAGFVGTLGPVRLIAAPEMVWSENAQFDSVLPTRWTAEQRARFVAPWFAGPNSADVPWRPGNDEVRRLYPGQSSLTVTAGAVEVGAATENQWWGPGIRSAILFSNNAAGFPHLFLRSGRPLRTFLGDMEGRWLVGGLEASDYAPGRDDENDGERSLSALGVTLRPAVFPALTLGIARTVMSPVDDWGGVAGRFADVLGHWDAGRDTTGRAAEQMTALSARLVAPGDGAEVYFEWARRELPTSFRDLLLRPEHTQGYTIGGQVARPLGSGLVRLQAEHTYLEQSPTETTNPAGSFYASERIPQGYTNNGEVLGAFMGPGASGQWLAADWVTRGVEAGLFGGRVRWADDAYFAQPGGPNRYLAHDMTAYFGARLGVDVLGARLSAEWTANKRWNYLFQSTSGTWADRDKFSVDVMNRTLRLGLSASPRLGRAR; this comes from the coding sequence GTGTTCGCCAGACTGGCCCTGTTCGCCGCGCTCGCGGTTCCCTGCGCGCGGCCCCTGCACGGACAGGACCCGGCCCCCGCGCCGTCGCTGGCAGGCGGACCGCCCGCCGCCGCCGACACGGTTCCCGTCGTCCCCGCCGCGACGACGCAGGCGGCCGTGGATTCCGCGCGCGCCGCCGCCTTCTTCGCGTCCAACCGCCACGTCGAACTCGTCGTTCCGCCGGAGCATGCCCGCCGGCGGGAGATGTACGGCGTGGGTGCGCTGGTGGGTGTGTCCGGCGCGGCGGACCGCGAGTGGCGGCTGTGGCAGATCACCGGGCGCGAAGAGGCGGCCGGCGGTTACCTGCTGCGCTCCCCGTCCAGCGCCATGCCGCGCGGCCGTGACGGATTCCGCGTGCTGGTGCCGGAGGTGGAGACCGTGTGGAACACGCGCATCCCCTTCTCCGTCAACGACGGCCCGCTCTGGGCCGGCCGCGGCGCGAACGGGCGCGTGATGGCGGGATTCGTCGGCACCCTCGGACCCGTGCGGTTGATCGCGGCGCCGGAAATGGTGTGGTCGGAGAACGCGCAGTTCGACAGCGTCCTTCCCACGCGGTGGACGGCGGAGCAGCGCGCCCGCTTCGTGGCGCCCTGGTTCGCGGGCCCCAACTCGGCGGACGTGCCGTGGCGGCCGGGGAACGACGAGGTACGCCGGCTGTATCCCGGCCAGTCGTCGCTCACCGTCACCGCGGGCGCGGTGGAAGTGGGCGCCGCGACGGAAAACCAGTGGTGGGGCCCCGGCATCCGCAGCGCCATCCTGTTCAGCAACAACGCGGCGGGATTTCCGCACCTGTTCCTGCGCAGCGGCCGTCCCCTGCGCACCTTTCTGGGCGACATGGAGGGGCGCTGGCTCGTGGGCGGGCTGGAGGCGTCCGACTACGCCCCCGGCCGGGATGACGAAAATGACGGCGAGCGTTCGCTCAGCGCGCTGGGAGTGACGCTGCGCCCGGCGGTGTTCCCGGCGCTGACGCTGGGGATCGCGCGTACGGTGATGTCGCCCGTGGACGACTGGGGCGGCGTGGCGGGGCGCTTTGCGGACGTGCTGGGCCACTGGGACGCCGGCCGCGACACCACCGGGCGCGCCGCGGAGCAGATGACCGCCCTGTCCGCGCGCCTGGTGGCGCCGGGCGACGGGGCGGAGGTGTACTTCGAGTGGGCACGGCGCGAGCTGCCCACCTCGTTCCGCGACCTGCTGCTGCGTCCGGAGCACACGCAGGGCTACACCATCGGCGGGCAGGTGGCGCGCCCGCTGGGGTCCGGGCTGGTGCGGCTGCAGGCGGAGCACACCTACCTGGAGCAGAGCCCCACGGAAACCACCAACCCGGCGGGAAGCTTCTACGCCAGCGAGCGGATTCCGCAGGGCTACACCAACAACGGCGAGGTTCTGGGCGCGTTCATGGGCCCGGGCGCGTCCGGCCAGTGGCTGGCGGCGGACTGGGTGACGCGCGGGGTGGAGGCGGGGTTGTTCGGCGGGCGCGTGCGCTGGGCGGATGACGCGTACTTCGCCCAGCCGGGCGGCCCCAACCGCTACCTGGCGCACGACATGACGGCGTACTTCGGCGCGCGGCTGGGGGTGGACGTGCTGGGCGCGCGGCTGTCCGCGGAGTGGACCGCCAACAAGCGGTGGAACTACCTGTTCCAGAGCACCTCGGGCACCTGGGCGGACCGCGACAAGTTCTCGGTCGATGTGATGAACCGCACGTTGCGCCTGGGGCTGTCGGCCTCGCCGCGGCTGGGACGCGCGCGCTGA
- a CDS encoding tyrosine-protein phosphatase gives MIDLHSHLIPAVDDGAANLDESRTALERMYAQGVRTLVTTPHLNASLTAHPERLSAELARLDRGWEELRTLAAESFPGMRVERGVELLLDDPHPVLDDPRLRLAGTRSVLVEFSFTGVPPGSERVLFEIRMAALRPIVAHPERYPNPQASLAVADLWVRSGAALQVNWGSLAGRYGELPRRIAWDLLEQGMVSYLSSDHHARGSLSAEEGRALLLARGGEEQLELLTATNPQRLLDNQPPLDVPPLQMAKKSFWGRLMGR, from the coding sequence ATGATCGACCTGCATTCCCACCTGATTCCCGCCGTGGATGACGGTGCCGCCAACCTGGACGAGTCGCGCACCGCGCTGGAGCGCATGTACGCGCAGGGCGTGCGCACCCTGGTCACCACCCCGCACCTGAACGCCAGCCTCACCGCGCACCCGGAACGTCTGTCGGCCGAACTGGCGCGGCTGGACCGGGGATGGGAGGAGCTGCGCACCCTGGCCGCCGAATCGTTCCCCGGCATGCGGGTGGAGCGCGGCGTGGAACTGCTGCTGGACGACCCGCACCCCGTGCTGGACGATCCGCGGCTGCGGCTGGCGGGGACGCGCTCGGTGCTGGTGGAATTTTCGTTCACCGGCGTTCCGCCCGGCTCCGAACGCGTGCTGTTCGAAATCCGCATGGCGGCGCTGCGGCCCATCGTGGCGCACCCGGAACGCTATCCCAACCCGCAGGCCAGCCTGGCCGTCGCGGACCTGTGGGTGCGCTCCGGCGCGGCGCTGCAGGTGAACTGGGGATCGCTGGCGGGGCGGTACGGAGAACTGCCGCGCCGAATCGCGTGGGATCTTCTGGAGCAGGGGATGGTGAGCTACCTGTCCAGCGACCACCACGCCCGGGGCTCGCTCTCCGCGGAGGAGGGACGCGCGCTGCTCCTGGCCCGCGGCGGCGAAGAGCAACTGGAACTGCTGACGGCGACCAACCCCCAGCGGCTGCTGGACAACCAGCCGCCGCTGGACGTTCCCCCGCTGCAGATGGCGAAGAAGTCGTTCTGGGGACGGTTGATGGGGCGCTGA
- a CDS encoding glycosyltransferase produces MTAPVFFPERVSAVRPTLLMAVYNDLATDGRVQRAARALAGDFDVRVAYPAASGAAYRAEGYEAAAIPVRGAGPVRLARFSAAVLALARRTRPAVVYAHDYYLSAVGALAARLAGAALVYDAHELIVPEPDIPVDRRDRFFYRMEKRSIHRAGLVIVANRARGEVMRSHYGLADEPLVVRNIPEAPHPVSAIHRSDAGGVRLVYQGYMDEGRGIGVFIDALALLPPEFRLEFIGGGPGLAALRARAERMGVGGRMEFAGPIPRDALDARVRACHIGLIAYVAPDRNNRLCAPNKLYEYAQAGVPVVALGSPYLAGMVREGGVGTALATEDVSPERVAAAIRELAGSLPGYAGRLQTFVAAHPWSAEAEPLRRAVAALVTAS; encoded by the coding sequence GTGACGGCTCCCGTCTTCTTCCCCGAACGCGTGAGCGCGGTGCGTCCCACCCTGCTGATGGCCGTCTACAACGACCTCGCCACCGACGGGCGGGTGCAGCGCGCGGCCCGGGCGCTGGCGGGGGACTTCGACGTGCGCGTGGCGTATCCGGCAGCAAGCGGAGCGGCGTACCGGGCGGAGGGATACGAGGCGGCCGCCATCCCCGTCCGCGGCGCGGGACCCGTGCGGCTGGCCCGCTTCAGCGCCGCGGTGCTCGCCCTGGCCCGGCGCACGCGGCCGGCGGTGGTGTACGCGCACGACTATTATCTCTCCGCCGTGGGCGCGCTGGCCGCCCGCCTGGCCGGCGCGGCCCTGGTGTACGACGCGCACGAACTGATCGTTCCCGAGCCGGACATCCCGGTGGACCGGCGGGACCGCTTCTTCTACCGGATGGAAAAGCGATCCATCCACCGCGCGGGCCTCGTAATCGTGGCCAACCGGGCGCGCGGCGAGGTGATGCGGAGCCACTACGGGCTGGCGGATGAGCCGCTGGTCGTCCGCAACATCCCCGAGGCGCCCCATCCCGTTTCCGCCATCCACCGAAGTGACGCGGGGGGCGTGCGGCTGGTCTACCAGGGCTACATGGACGAGGGGCGGGGGATCGGCGTGTTCATCGACGCGCTGGCCCTGCTGCCGCCGGAGTTCCGCCTGGAGTTCATCGGCGGCGGGCCGGGATTGGCGGCGCTGCGGGCGCGGGCGGAGCGGATGGGCGTGGGGGGACGGATGGAGTTCGCCGGCCCCATCCCCCGCGACGCGCTGGACGCGCGGGTGCGCGCCTGCCACATCGGCCTCATCGCCTACGTGGCGCCGGACCGCAACAACCGCCTGTGCGCGCCCAATAAGCTGTACGAGTACGCGCAGGCCGGGGTGCCGGTGGTGGCCCTGGGCTCGCCGTACCTGGCGGGGATGGTGAGGGAGGGCGGGGTGGGGACGGCGCTGGCGACGGAGGACGTGTCGCCGGAGCGCGTCGCCGCCGCCATCCGGGAACTCGCCGGGTCGCTCCCGGGGTACGCGGGGCGGCTGCAAACGTTCGTGGCCGCGCATCCGTGGAGCGCCGAGGCGGAGCCCCTGCGCCGCGCCGTCGCCGCGCTGGTGACGGCTTCGTGA
- a CDS encoding SDR family oxidoreductase: MSRYEQLRDELRQAPRAWLVTGAAGFIASHLVETLLSLGQRVVAMDNFATGHRRNVDQSGAAAADGQFRFIDGDIRELEDCRRACEGVDIVLHQAALGSVPRSINDPLATHRANVDGFVNMLAAARDAGVGRFVFASSSSVYGDHPALPKVEERIGAPLSPYAVSKYVNELYAAVFQRTYGMHTVGLRYFNVFGRRQDPEGAYAAVIPRWVGQMLGGEPCVINGDGETSRDFCHVENVVQANLLAATAPAEATGQVYNVACGERTTLNEVHALLREGLAALRPGASFPPPQYGDFRPGDVRHSQADITRIRTGLGYVPTRTVADGLGEALAWYVATMEGAAPSQAPHPARP; the protein is encoded by the coding sequence ATGAGCCGCTACGAACAGCTTCGCGACGAACTGCGCCAGGCGCCGCGCGCCTGGCTGGTGACCGGCGCCGCCGGCTTCATCGCCTCGCACCTGGTGGAAACGCTGCTGTCCCTGGGCCAGCGCGTGGTGGCGATGGACAACTTCGCCACCGGGCACCGACGCAACGTGGACCAGTCCGGCGCCGCGGCGGCGGACGGGCAGTTCCGCTTCATCGACGGTGACATCCGCGAGCTGGAAGACTGCCGCCGCGCCTGCGAGGGGGTGGACATCGTGCTGCACCAGGCCGCGCTGGGCTCGGTGCCGCGTTCCATCAACGATCCGCTGGCCACGCACCGCGCCAACGTCGACGGCTTCGTCAACATGCTGGCCGCCGCGCGCGACGCGGGGGTGGGGCGCTTCGTCTTCGCCTCGTCGTCCAGCGTGTACGGCGACCACCCCGCGCTCCCCAAGGTGGAGGAGCGCATCGGGGCGCCGCTGTCGCCGTACGCGGTGAGCAAGTACGTGAACGAGCTGTACGCCGCCGTCTTTCAGCGGACATACGGCATGCACACCGTGGGGCTGCGCTACTTCAACGTCTTCGGGCGGCGGCAGGACCCGGAGGGCGCGTACGCCGCCGTGATCCCCCGCTGGGTGGGGCAGATGCTGGGCGGCGAGCCCTGCGTCATCAACGGCGACGGCGAAACCAGCCGCGACTTCTGCCACGTGGAAAACGTGGTGCAGGCCAACCTGCTGGCCGCCACGGCCCCGGCCGAGGCGACCGGGCAGGTGTACAACGTGGCGTGCGGCGAGCGCACCACCCTCAACGAGGTGCACGCACTGCTCCGCGAGGGGCTGGCCGCGCTGCGTCCGGGGGCTTCGTTTCCGCCCCCGCAGTACGGCGACTTCCGCCCGGGCGACGTGCGCCACTCGCAGGCCGACATCACCCGCATCCGCACGGGGCTGGGATACGTTCCCACCCGCACCGTGGCGGACGGGCTGGGCGAGGCGCTGGCCTGGTACGTGGCCACCATGGAGGGCGCGGCTCCGTCGCAGGCGCCGCACCCCGCGCGACCCTGA
- a CDS encoding capsule assembly Wzi family protein yields MTDLKRPEFPRRAAGWMRAGAVLAAGALAAFARPAAAQDDVLAREAVVAGSEAEAYLRTLQVAGQLPSHPWSLRGFAPREMARLHPDSAHPWTSRTEERRPFARVSGGLLRPSARAAYNTGFAYGYNDGPVWRGRGVTVEAHAGATARVGPLSLRVEPVVFWAENREFALMPNGRTGEQVYADGRSPRNIDLPQRFGDEAYARVDPGESTLRLDVAGFALGASTAAQQWGPSRELPLILGNNAGGFAHVFAGTSSPWNTPIGRVHGRVLWGSVSQSDYSPMQGPGSRRFATGMVAVWMPRGLNGLEIGGSRFFHLAWPEDGLSSGYFTKIFEGITKASVDSSGVGTDGRSSPDNQLASVFARWVFPRAGLEVYGEFAREDHNYDLLDFALEPDHQAGYTLGAARAWRPSPTRLASVRIEVQSTEPSTLARVRRQPAFYRHDNALQGHTSRGQVLGSPFGYGGGGSIVAADLYHPRGRWTAQWVRTRMGGTLAADSADVMHTLSAEGVFFRGPVDLVGGVAWSANLNRYNGGDAHNLNAQFGVRVGLGPGRARPVRVDTFPADR; encoded by the coding sequence ATGACCGATCTGAAGCGGCCGGAGTTCCCGCGCCGCGCGGCGGGATGGATGCGGGCCGGCGCCGTGCTGGCGGCCGGCGCGCTGGCCGCGTTCGCGCGCCCGGCGGCCGCGCAGGACGACGTGCTGGCCCGCGAGGCGGTGGTGGCGGGGAGCGAGGCCGAGGCGTACCTGCGCACACTGCAGGTGGCGGGGCAGCTTCCCTCGCACCCGTGGTCGCTGCGCGGCTTCGCCCCGCGCGAGATGGCGCGCCTGCACCCGGACTCCGCGCACCCGTGGACGTCGCGGACGGAGGAACGGCGGCCGTTCGCCCGGGTGAGCGGCGGGCTGCTGCGCCCGTCCGCGCGGGCGGCGTACAACACCGGCTTCGCGTACGGCTACAACGACGGCCCGGTGTGGCGCGGCCGCGGGGTTACGGTGGAGGCGCACGCCGGGGCCACGGCGCGGGTGGGCCCGCTCTCCCTGCGGGTAGAGCCCGTCGTGTTCTGGGCGGAGAACCGCGAATTCGCCCTCATGCCCAACGGGCGAACAGGGGAGCAGGTGTACGCGGACGGCCGCAGCCCGCGCAACATCGACCTTCCCCAGCGGTTCGGCGACGAGGCGTACGCCCGCGTGGATCCGGGGGAAAGCACGCTGCGGCTGGACGTGGCGGGGTTCGCCCTGGGCGCGTCCACCGCCGCGCAGCAGTGGGGCCCGTCGCGCGAACTGCCGCTGATTCTGGGCAACAACGCCGGGGGATTCGCCCACGTCTTCGCCGGCACCTCGTCGCCGTGGAACACGCCCATCGGCCGGGTGCACGGCCGCGTGCTGTGGGGGAGCGTGTCGCAGTCGGACTACTCGCCCATGCAGGGGCCGGGAAGCCGCCGCTTCGCCACGGGGATGGTGGCCGTGTGGATGCCGCGCGGGCTGAACGGGCTGGAGATCGGCGGCTCGCGCTTCTTTCACCTGGCGTGGCCGGAGGACGGGCTGAGCTCCGGGTACTTCACCAAGATCTTCGAGGGGATCACCAAGGCCTCGGTGGATTCGTCCGGCGTGGGCACGGACGGCCGCTCGTCGCCGGACAACCAGCTCGCCTCCGTGTTCGCGCGATGGGTGTTTCCCCGCGCCGGGCTGGAAGTGTACGGCGAGTTCGCGCGGGAAGACCACAACTACGATCTGCTGGACTTCGCGCTGGAGCCGGACCACCAGGCCGGGTACACCCTGGGCGCCGCCCGCGCCTGGCGCCCCTCCCCCACGCGGCTGGCCAGCGTGCGGATCGAAGTCCAGAGCACCGAGCCCTCGACGCTGGCGCGCGTGCGCCGGCAGCCGGCCTTCTACCGCCACGACAACGCGCTGCAGGGGCACACCAGCCGCGGCCAGGTGCTGGGTTCGCCCTTCGGATACGGCGGCGGCGGGTCCATCGTGGCGGCGGACCTGTACCACCCCCGCGGCCGGTGGACGGCGCAGTGGGTGCGCACCCGCATGGGGGGAACGCTGGCCGCCGACTCCGCCGACGTGATGCACACCCTGTCGGCGGAGGGCGTCTTCTTTCGCGGGCCGGTGGACCTGGTGGGCGGGGTGGCGTGGAGCGCCAACCTGAACCGCTACAACGGGGGCGACGCCCACAACCTGAACGCGCAGTTCGGCGTACGCGTGGGGCTGGGACCCGGCCGTGCGCGCCCCGTGCGCGTTGACACCTTCCCCGCGGACCGATAA
- a CDS encoding O-antigen ligase family protein — MTEMPFPAPRFGAAQAQAPAAVPWKAPAKRWQLLDFWLLYPVLLFALPDRLFTLPIAPESVLLLIVFYVAVLADLARGGRWMRETLARVPLPLWAFLITITLSWTVHRFGGSAELAARLGLWIVTFFFGVFFSVRLRDRTHFFQIWLGIAVLGALMFLGSPGRWWQDKVNLLSHEHRTGFGYFLSLPTAWLIFRLYVQRERRNRRLLVFALGVLGLTLLMTLARGAWLVVYLGGIALLIYRRKPLLAVTILAVTLAAAITFALTSDSTMALRLRSVWDFRIRSSSLYRLDLFLATLKSVPDLGLLGRGPGSAPRVLAGYTMQTYRHLQAEVLGTYTFVTDSDFVWLTIESGPLVTVFLILSLAWWGRELFRYFRRPGSDASDAVRSLLLLILFILMIIFDNVVTIPYGWFLLGVGIGSIPRAPRPAAAPFPRPAGAGTAAGFAARLHPPSIP, encoded by the coding sequence ATGACGGAGATGCCCTTTCCCGCGCCCCGCTTCGGCGCGGCGCAGGCGCAGGCACCCGCGGCGGTGCCGTGGAAGGCGCCCGCCAAGCGGTGGCAGCTGCTGGACTTCTGGCTGCTGTACCCGGTGCTGCTGTTTGCCCTTCCGGACCGGCTGTTCACGCTGCCCATCGCGCCGGAGTCGGTGCTGCTGCTGATCGTGTTCTACGTCGCCGTGCTGGCCGACCTGGCCCGCGGCGGGCGGTGGATGCGGGAAACGCTGGCGCGGGTTCCGCTGCCGCTGTGGGCGTTTCTGATCACCATCACCCTGTCGTGGACGGTGCACCGGTTCGGCGGGTCGGCGGAGCTGGCGGCGCGCCTGGGGCTGTGGATCGTCACCTTCTTCTTCGGCGTCTTCTTTTCCGTCCGGCTGCGCGACCGCACCCACTTCTTTCAGATCTGGCTGGGGATCGCGGTGCTGGGCGCGCTCATGTTCCTGGGTTCGCCGGGGCGCTGGTGGCAGGACAAGGTGAACCTGCTTTCGCACGAACACCGCACCGGGTTCGGCTACTTTCTTTCGCTCCCCACGGCCTGGCTCATCTTCCGGCTGTACGTGCAGCGCGAGCGCCGCAACCGCCGCCTGCTGGTGTTTGCCCTGGGCGTGCTGGGGCTCACGCTGCTGATGACGCTGGCGCGCGGTGCCTGGCTGGTGGTGTACCTGGGCGGCATCGCGCTGCTCATCTACCGCCGCAAGCCGCTGCTGGCCGTCACCATCCTGGCGGTGACGCTGGCCGCGGCCATCACCTTTGCGCTCACGTCCGACAGCACCATGGCGCTGCGGCTGCGCAGCGTGTGGGACTTCCGCATCCGCTCGTCGTCGCTGTACCGGCTGGACCTGTTCCTGGCCACGCTCAAGTCCGTGCCGGACCTGGGGCTGCTGGGGCGGGGGCCGGGAAGCGCGCCGCGGGTGCTGGCCGGCTACACCATGCAGACGTACCGCCACCTGCAGGCCGAGGTGCTGGGGACGTACACCTTCGTGACTGACTCCGACTTCGTGTGGCTCACCATCGAGTCGGGGCCGCTGGTGACCGTCTTTCTGATCCTGAGCCTGGCGTGGTGGGGGCGCGAGCTGTTCCGCTACTTCCGCCGCCCGGGAAGCGACGCCAGCGACGCCGTGCGGTCGCTGCTGCTGCTGATTCTGTTCATTCTGATGATCATCTTCGACAACGTGGTCACCATCCCGTACGGATGGTTCCTGCTGGGGGTGGGCATCGGGTCCATTCCCCGCGCGCCGCGCCCCGCCGCGGCCCCGTTCCCCCGCCCGGCGGGGGCCGGGACGGCCGCCGGCTTTGCCGCGCGGCTTCATCCGCCATCCATTCCATGA
- a CDS encoding FkbM family methyltransferase, whose translation MTMQGLSVLRDSLRIARQARSLAAAPPSPIPGREVARNYTRLKLKQSMHTRMGRSVSSPEQVMGYQVHYADFDTLVCLFEELYVDEDYFARLDVQGRPPVIVDCGSNIGMSILYFKTLYPNAVIVGFEPFREAYDLLRANVEANGLRDVTVHCKAVGANDAGVDLFFDPDKTGSLRMSTVPERIAGGVRPVESVALSTYLPERVDLLKMDIEGAEHDVVEELEQSGALARIGAMAIEYHHHIRPDEDRLSDMLGILERAGFGYQLWGKLPRGRRNRDFQDLHIFAYRKTAAPK comes from the coding sequence ATGACCATGCAGGGACTTTCCGTACTCCGCGACTCGCTGCGCATCGCGCGGCAGGCCCGGTCGCTGGCCGCGGCCCCGCCCTCGCCCATTCCCGGCCGCGAGGTGGCGCGAAACTACACGCGGCTCAAGCTCAAGCAGTCCATGCACACCCGCATGGGGCGCAGCGTGAGCTCGCCGGAGCAGGTGATGGGCTACCAGGTGCACTACGCGGACTTCGACACGCTGGTGTGCCTGTTCGAGGAGCTGTACGTGGATGAGGACTACTTCGCGCGGCTGGACGTGCAGGGGCGCCCGCCGGTGATCGTGGACTGCGGCAGCAACATCGGCATGTCCATCCTGTACTTCAAGACGCTGTATCCCAACGCGGTCATCGTGGGGTTCGAGCCGTTCCGCGAGGCGTACGACCTGCTGCGCGCCAACGTGGAAGCCAACGGGCTGCGCGACGTGACGGTGCACTGCAAGGCGGTGGGCGCCAACGACGCCGGGGTGGACCTGTTCTTTGACCCCGACAAGACGGGCAGCCTGCGGATGAGCACGGTTCCCGAGCGCATCGCCGGCGGCGTGCGCCCGGTGGAGTCCGTCGCCCTTTCCACCTACCTGCCGGAGCGGGTGGACCTGCTCAAGATGGACATCGAGGGCGCCGAGCACGACGTCGTCGAGGAGCTGGAGCAGAGCGGCGCGCTGGCGCGGATCGGGGCGATGGCCATCGAATACCATCACCACATCCGCCCGGACGAGGACCGGCTTTCGGACATGCTGGGGATTCTGGAGCGCGCCGGGTTCGGCTACCAGCTGTGGGGCAAGCTCCCGCGCGGCCGCAGGAACCGGGACTTTCAGGACCTGCACATCTTCGCGTACCGGAAGACCGCCGCGCCGAAGTGA
- a CDS encoding glycosyltransferase 61 family protein, translated as MSGDGPAGLRGAVRALLGRGGPPRKWRATADAVARGEAVWHPARPAEAAVCAPAAVHGGGVMEWSGPVADTFPALGVVEIAGAALAGPHGWAFTRGGHLLPELTWFGGDVAAMRLPRSRETERLRGVCLSLASDSASRNYSHFLLDALPRLGVFLDAGFALSAMDHVLCPVPPSANAERILGRAGIDPARIVWARPGVSYRPDVALVPAFPGLRRNVPAWVPAFLRGMMAPLPPPSGRRLWVTRRGGQRTIANEAEIEPVLARHGFEVYEPGSHPDQPEDFASASVVAGPHGAALSNLAFCAPETAVLEVVPSDHRYPHYYSLSCAAGLRYACLPAPSAGTRPAGTAGPSPFDCTVDPVALDDALWRLTDGP; from the coding sequence GTGAGCGGCGACGGCCCCGCGGGGCTGCGCGGCGCCGTCCGCGCCCTGCTGGGGCGGGGCGGCCCGCCGCGAAAGTGGCGCGCCACCGCCGACGCGGTCGCCCGCGGCGAGGCCGTGTGGCACCCCGCGCGCCCGGCGGAGGCGGCCGTCTGCGCCCCCGCGGCGGTGCACGGCGGGGGGGTGATGGAGTGGAGCGGCCCGGTGGCTGACACCTTTCCCGCCCTGGGCGTGGTGGAAATTGCCGGCGCCGCGCTGGCGGGGCCGCACGGATGGGCGTTCACCCGCGGCGGGCACCTGCTTCCGGAGCTGACCTGGTTTGGCGGCGACGTGGCGGCCATGCGCCTGCCGCGCAGCCGAGAAACGGAACGGCTGCGCGGCGTGTGCCTGTCGCTGGCCAGCGACTCGGCCTCGCGCAACTACTCGCACTTTCTGCTGGACGCGCTGCCGCGGCTGGGGGTGTTCCTGGACGCGGGGTTCGCGCTTTCGGCAATGGACCACGTGCTGTGCCCGGTGCCGCCCTCCGCCAACGCGGAGCGCATCCTGGGCCGCGCGGGGATCGACCCGGCGCGCATCGTCTGGGCGCGTCCGGGCGTGTCGTACCGGCCGGACGTCGCGCTGGTCCCCGCCTTTCCCGGGCTGCGGCGCAACGTGCCGGCCTGGGTGCCGGCGTTTCTGCGCGGGATGATGGCGCCGCTTCCGCCCCCCTCCGGCCGCCGGCTGTGGGTTACGCGGCGCGGCGGCCAGCGCACCATCGCCAACGAGGCGGAGATCGAGCCGGTGCTGGCCCGCCACGGATTCGAGGTGTACGAGCCCGGCTCGCACCCGGACCAGCCGGAGGACTTCGCGAGCGCGTCGGTGGTGGCGGGGCCGCACGGGGCGGCGCTCAGCAACCTGGCGTTCTGCGCGCCGGAAACGGCGGTGCTGGAGGTCGTGCCGTCGGACCACCGCTACCCGCACTACTACAGCCTGTCGTGCGCGGCGGGGCTGCGGTACGCCTGCCTTCCCGCGCCGAGCGCGGGGACGCGCCCCGCGGGGACCGCCGGCCCCAGCCCGTTCGACTGCACGGTGGATCCCGTGGCGCTGGACGACGCGCTGTGGCGGCTGACGGACGGGCCGTGA